One segment of Aquimarina sp. BL5 DNA contains the following:
- a CDS encoding DUF1800 family protein, which translates to MMTTNTSCNVASLNVYSPTNTNPWNRQKINHLYRRLGFGATPEMVDSALNQSPSNLIDSLIDEALNLNPTPAPEWGYWIKDDFDATPENPFSYRRDWKNQMVADMFQNNLRDRLTLFWSNHFVTEDNTYQSPAYMFQYYNLLQFHSLGNFKDFTSDIGLSSAMLIYLNGYQNTKNRPNENYGRELYELFTLGVDNGYTQNDIVETARALTGWNEREQRWGAITFDNNKFDNENKIIFDQEGNWDYNDVIRILFEQRPAQIAKFICGKFYRYFVSPSVNEDIVDQLAQTFLNNNFEIAPVLRQLFKSEHFFDEKSQGVLIKSPVDIQINFFKDLNFELPADFEFNNKIRGGCTELGQDLLKPTDVAGWQGDKDWIDSSTLTTRWDRIGWYLWRSWRHNEEQFRTLAINIMGSDSNDVELVSKSILDNFLSKELLSDTEYSQGLEIFKDQVPENYFEDGTWNLNWDAAPRQVYRLLEFLITIPEFQLK; encoded by the coding sequence ATGATGACAACAAATACTTCGTGTAATGTTGCTTCATTAAATGTCTATTCTCCAACTAATACAAATCCCTGGAATAGACAAAAGATTAATCATTTGTATAGAAGACTTGGTTTTGGCGCTACTCCTGAAATGGTAGACAGCGCTCTTAATCAAAGCCCTTCGAATTTAATTGATAGTCTTATTGATGAAGCTTTGAATCTAAACCCAACTCCAGCACCTGAATGGGGGTATTGGATAAAAGATGACTTTGATGCCACACCAGAAAATCCTTTTTCATATAGAAGGGATTGGAAAAATCAAATGGTAGCAGATATGTTTCAAAATAATCTCCGAGATCGTCTTACCTTATTTTGGAGTAATCATTTTGTAACAGAAGATAACACATATCAAAGTCCTGCTTATATGTTTCAATATTACAATCTACTACAATTTCATTCGTTAGGTAATTTTAAGGACTTTACTTCAGATATAGGACTTTCTTCGGCCATGTTAATTTACTTAAATGGATATCAAAACACAAAAAATAGGCCTAACGAGAATTACGGAAGAGAACTTTATGAACTTTTTACTTTAGGAGTAGACAATGGATATACACAAAATGATATTGTAGAGACTGCAAGAGCATTAACCGGTTGGAATGAAAGAGAACAACGTTGGGGAGCCATCACTTTTGACAATAACAAATTTGATAATGAAAATAAAATAATTTTTGACCAAGAAGGTAACTGGGATTATAATGATGTTATACGGATTTTGTTTGAGCAAAGACCCGCGCAAATTGCAAAATTTATTTGTGGTAAATTCTATCGCTATTTTGTTAGTCCTTCTGTGAATGAAGATATTGTTGATCAACTTGCACAGACTTTTCTGAACAACAACTTCGAAATTGCACCAGTATTAAGACAATTATTTAAAAGTGAACATTTTTTTGACGAAAAGAGTCAAGGTGTACTTATTAAAAGTCCCGTTGATATACAAATCAATTTCTTTAAAGATCTAAATTTCGAATTACCTGCGGATTTTGAATTTAATAACAAAATAAGAGGTGGATGCACAGAATTAGGGCAAGATTTACTTAAACCGACGGATGTAGCAGGTTGGCAAGGAGATAAAGATTGGATTGATTCCAGTACGTTAACCACAAGATGGGATAGAATTGGTTGGTATTTATGGAGATCGTGGAGACATAATGAAGAACAGTTTAGAACACTTGCAATAAACATTATGGGTAGTGATTCTAACGATGTGGAGCTTGTGTCCAAATCTATATTAGATAACTTCCTTTCTAAAGAGTTACTAAGTGACACAGAATATAGTCAGGGATTGGAAATTTTTAAAGATCAGGTTCCTGAAAACTATTTCGAAGATGGTACCTGGAATCTTAATTGGGATGCCGCTCCCAGACAAGTCTATAGACTATTAGAATTTCTTATAACAATTCCCGAATTCCAACTTAAATAG
- a CDS encoding DUF1501 domain-containing protein, giving the protein MCDTHQPNNIKATKTTSKEGVCNPDEHKKWNRRSFLQALGLVGGGSMMLANTNLTVSRPSPLSQALSQAETDNILIICRFGGGNDGYNTIIPVNQYDIYANARPLIKIPPSEFINLEENEYAMPKPMNKLENLWGDGQMKVAHGVGYEDQTLSHFRGTDIWANTNLTEEERSGFMGRYFQRLYPSYITDPPPSPPSIQIGSLGNLIFRGPENDFSFAISDPGRLEQYIESQGYSLDPAPDCTYGDRLNFIRESTNVTYTYAEAIFDAFNRSTDFGGYLEDDSFARQMRIVARLIKGNLGTKVYMVTLGGFDTHNNQIQRHQQLLNSFSEGISNFYADLQASGWDDKVLTMTISEFGRRLVENGSLGTDHGTVAPMMFFGTGLNGNGFIGEHPELPTNPSVGYNAEQTNDFRQIYSTVMKEWLCIPADTVNQALLGAEFESLDLGFTCGGVSPNIPGDGETLSHIVTYDGGQTFININNPETTHVDITLFNIIGQKVATLRNEMLLEGDHIIDVKESAGTRLSTGQYVYRIETGTGEFSRSLMIS; this is encoded by the coding sequence ATGTGTGATACGCATCAGCCCAACAATATAAAAGCAACAAAAACAACCTCCAAAGAAGGAGTTTGTAATCCAGACGAACATAAAAAATGGAATCGTAGATCTTTTTTACAAGCGTTAGGACTTGTAGGTGGTGGATCTATGATGTTAGCAAATACTAACCTTACTGTTTCTAGACCTTCACCATTATCCCAAGCCTTAAGTCAGGCTGAAACCGATAACATATTAATTATTTGCAGATTTGGAGGAGGAAATGATGGTTACAATACCATTATTCCTGTAAATCAATACGATATTTATGCAAATGCCAGACCCCTAATTAAAATTCCTCCTAGTGAATTCATAAACTTAGAAGAAAATGAATATGCCATGCCTAAACCCATGAATAAGTTAGAAAACTTATGGGGAGATGGACAGATGAAAGTGGCTCACGGAGTAGGTTATGAAGACCAAACATTATCTCATTTTAGAGGAACTGATATTTGGGCAAATACGAATCTGACTGAAGAAGAGCGATCTGGTTTTATGGGTAGATATTTTCAGAGATTATATCCTAGTTACATAACCGATCCACCACCAAGTCCACCATCTATTCAGATTGGTAGTCTTGGAAATCTAATTTTTAGAGGCCCGGAAAATGATTTCTCATTTGCAATTTCGGACCCTGGGCGATTAGAGCAATATATCGAAAGTCAGGGATACAGCTTAGATCCTGCTCCTGATTGTACCTATGGTGATCGATTAAACTTTATAAGAGAAAGCACCAATGTAACCTACACCTATGCTGAAGCAATTTTTGATGCCTTTAACCGATCCACTGATTTTGGAGGATATTTAGAAGATGATAGTTTCGCGAGACAAATGCGAATTGTTGCTCGTTTAATAAAAGGAAATCTTGGGACTAAAGTTTATATGGTTACGCTTGGGGGATTTGATACTCATAACAATCAAATACAAAGACACCAACAGTTACTAAATTCTTTTTCTGAAGGGATTAGTAATTTTTATGCCGATCTACAAGCTTCTGGATGGGATGATAAAGTATTGACTATGACAATCTCTGAGTTTGGAAGAAGGCTGGTAGAAAATGGTTCTTTAGGAACAGATCACGGTACGGTTGCTCCTATGATGTTTTTTGGAACAGGGCTTAATGGTAACGGCTTCATTGGAGAACACCCTGAACTTCCGACAAACCCATCAGTAGGATATAATGCTGAACAAACAAATGACTTTAGACAAATCTATTCTACTGTAATGAAAGAATGGTTATGTATCCCTGCAGATACAGTAAACCAGGCATTACTTGGTGCAGAGTTTGAATCATTGGATCTAGGATTTACTTGTGGTGGCGTTAGTCCCAATATACCTGGAGATGGAGAAACACTCTCGCATATAGTAACCTATGATGGAGGTCAAACTTTTATTAATATTAATAATCCAGAAACGACTCATGTAGACATTACATTGTTCAATATCATTGGGCAAAAAGTAGCCACATTAAGAAATGAAATGCTTCTGGAAGGAGATCACATTATAGATGTAAAAGAATCTGCCGGAACCAGATTAAGTACTGGTCAATATGTATATAGAATTGAAACTGGAACAGGTGAATTTAGTAGATCACTGATGATTTCCTAG
- a CDS encoding DUF1501 domain-containing protein: protein MCDTHYKNFTPKPDSCNNQEHKKWNRRSFLQALGIVGGGTVAFANTALSVSKPSPLSAALNQSETDRVLIIVRLKGGNDGLNTVIPINQYDAYANARPNIRIRQNQLFNLNDDYGMPNYANKFERLWGDGKMKIVHGVGYEESALSHFTGSDIWATSDVTDQEETGWMGRYFEKLYPDYLLSPPERPAAIQIGSSGNLIFNGEQNNFAFSVADPKKLFEIAQNGSLYDLSNLPDCTHGEKVGYLKGVANTTFTYAGVINDAYESTSDFGNYPDNRLSQQLSVVSRLIKGNLGTKVYFVTLGGFDTHNDQLNRQEQLLTQLSETMSHFYDDLKDAGWDDKVVAMTISEFGRRVKENGSRGTDHGTAAPMMLFGTGLDGNGLIGEHPDLSNLNRNGNLYNTNDFRQVYASMMKEWLCIDGNVVDQVLLDQEYNALDLGFNCSSLGTDNEIPDFQTFSHTVTYTGSQSFLHINNAQVGHVNIDLYSITGQKIATLKNEILLEGEHVINVKEAAKTRLSEGFYAYRITKGKQQYSKPVMIL, encoded by the coding sequence ATGTGTGATACTCATTATAAAAACTTCACTCCTAAGCCTGATAGTTGTAATAATCAGGAGCATAAAAAATGGAACAGACGCTCATTTCTACAAGCTTTAGGTATTGTAGGCGGAGGAACTGTAGCGTTTGCGAATACAGCGTTATCCGTATCAAAACCCTCACCTCTATCAGCTGCGCTAAACCAATCAGAAACGGATAGAGTACTTATTATTGTTAGACTTAAAGGAGGTAATGACGGATTAAATACCGTCATTCCAATAAACCAATACGATGCGTATGCTAACGCGCGTCCTAATATAAGAATACGACAAAATCAGTTATTTAATCTTAATGACGATTATGGAATGCCTAATTACGCCAATAAATTCGAGCGATTATGGGGTGATGGTAAAATGAAAATAGTTCATGGTGTTGGATACGAAGAAAGTGCCTTATCGCATTTTACAGGTTCTGACATTTGGGCAACTTCTGATGTAACCGATCAAGAAGAAACCGGCTGGATGGGACGATATTTTGAAAAACTCTATCCTGATTATTTACTAAGTCCTCCAGAACGTCCTGCAGCGATCCAAATTGGAAGCAGCGGTAATCTCATTTTTAATGGAGAGCAAAATAACTTTGCTTTTTCTGTGGCTGATCCTAAGAAACTCTTTGAAATTGCTCAAAACGGATCTCTTTATGATTTAAGTAATCTTCCGGATTGTACACATGGAGAAAAAGTAGGATACCTAAAAGGTGTCGCTAATACTACATTTACCTATGCAGGTGTCATTAATGATGCCTATGAAAGCACATCTGACTTTGGAAATTATCCCGATAATAGATTGTCACAACAATTAAGTGTGGTTTCTAGACTAATAAAGGGTAATTTAGGAACTAAAGTGTATTTTGTGACTCTAGGTGGTTTTGATACTCATAATGATCAGTTAAATAGACAGGAACAGCTTCTTACTCAACTATCAGAAACAATGTCTCATTTTTATGATGATCTTAAAGATGCAGGATGGGATGATAAAGTTGTTGCTATGACTATTTCAGAATTTGGAAGAAGGGTAAAAGAAAATGGATCTCGTGGAACGGATCACGGTACTGCTGCACCGATGATGCTTTTTGGAACTGGATTAGACGGCAATGGTCTTATCGGGGAGCATCCTGATTTATCTAACTTGAATAGAAACGGAAACCTATACAACACTAACGATTTTAGACAAGTCTATGCTTCTATGATGAAAGAATGGTTATGTATAGATGGTAATGTTGTAGATCAAGTTCTTCTAGATCAAGAATATAATGCTCTCGACTTAGGCTTTAATTGCAGTAGTCTTGGCACCGATAACGAAATTCCTGATTTTCAAACCTTCAGTCATACCGTCACTTATACCGGTAGTCAATCTTTTCTTCATATAAATAATGCCCAAGTAGGTCACGTTAATATTGACTTATATAGCATTACTGGGCAAAAAATAGCAACATTAAAAAATGAAATCCTCTTAGAAGGAGAACATGTCATTAATGTAAAAGAAGCAGCTAAGACTAGATTATCTGAAGGCTTTTATGCGTATAGAATAACAAAAGGTAAACAACAATATAGCAAACCGGTAATGATTTTATAA
- the metG gene encoding methionine--tRNA ligase, translated as MNAPKRYTITSALPYTNGPIHIGHLAGVYVPADIYSRYLRITGNDVAFICGSDEHGAAIPMRAKKEGVSPQVIIDKYHAIIKKSFEDFGITFDNYSRTSAPIHHETASEFFKKLYEDGKFIEETSEQLYDAEADQFLADRFVTGTCPKCGNEEAYGDQCENCGSSLNATDLINPKSTISGAKPTLKQTKHWFLPLDQYEDFLREWVLVGHKKDWKTNVYGQIKSWVDDGLRPRAVTRDLDWGIPVPVEGAEGKVLYVWFDAPIGYISSTKEWAAREGKDWEPYWKDKDTKLVHFIGKDNIVFHCIIFPSMLKAEGSYILPENVPANEFLNLEGNKLSTSKNWAVWLHEYLEDFPDKQDVLRYSLTANAPETKDNDFTWKDFQDRNNNELVGNFGNFINRIVVLTNKYYNGVVPAPNEFSEVDLQTLTELKAYPSVISSSIERYRFREGSQELLNVSRLGNKYLADEEPWKLMKTDPERVKTIMYVGLQVAAALATLSEPFLPFTSQKLKNMLAVNSNELETLWNEIATKEVLLPAGHTIEKAELLFSKIEDADIQKQLDKLEATKKTNEAENKIIEPQKYTATFEDFTKMDLRVGTIIEAEKMPKAKKLLVLKVDTGINVRTIVSGIAEHFKPEDLIGKKVTVLVNLAPRKLRGVESEGMILMTETPNGKLVFLNPDEDGVNPGAVIS; from the coding sequence ATGAACGCACCTAAGAGATATACAATTACATCAGCCTTACCATATACAAACGGACCTATTCATATTGGACATTTAGCAGGAGTTTACGTGCCCGCAGATATCTATTCCAGGTATCTTAGAATCACTGGGAATGATGTAGCATTTATTTGTGGTAGTGATGAGCATGGTGCGGCTATCCCAATGCGTGCAAAAAAAGAAGGAGTTTCTCCTCAGGTAATTATAGATAAGTATCACGCAATCATCAAAAAATCTTTTGAAGACTTCGGAATTACTTTCGATAATTACTCCAGAACCTCTGCCCCTATTCATCACGAAACAGCTTCAGAGTTTTTTAAAAAATTATATGAAGATGGAAAATTTATTGAAGAGACATCAGAACAATTATATGATGCAGAAGCAGATCAGTTTCTTGCAGATAGATTTGTAACTGGTACTTGTCCAAAGTGCGGAAACGAAGAAGCGTATGGTGATCAGTGTGAAAATTGTGGTAGTTCATTAAACGCAACAGATTTAATAAACCCGAAATCGACTATCTCTGGAGCAAAACCAACATTAAAACAAACGAAGCATTGGTTTTTACCATTAGATCAATATGAAGATTTTTTGAGAGAATGGGTATTAGTTGGGCATAAAAAAGATTGGAAAACAAATGTATATGGCCAGATTAAATCATGGGTTGATGATGGATTAAGACCAAGAGCAGTTACTCGTGATTTAGATTGGGGAATTCCTGTTCCTGTAGAAGGTGCAGAAGGAAAAGTATTATATGTTTGGTTTGATGCACCGATTGGATATATTTCATCTACAAAAGAATGGGCAGCCAGAGAAGGAAAAGATTGGGAACCTTATTGGAAAGATAAAGATACAAAGCTTGTACATTTCATTGGAAAAGATAATATCGTATTTCACTGTATTATTTTTCCAAGCATGTTAAAAGCAGAAGGAAGTTATATTTTACCAGAAAATGTGCCTGCTAATGAGTTCTTGAATTTGGAAGGAAATAAACTCTCTACTTCTAAAAACTGGGCTGTTTGGTTACACGAATATTTAGAAGATTTTCCTGATAAACAAGATGTATTAAGATATTCTTTAACAGCTAACGCTCCAGAAACTAAGGATAATGATTTCACTTGGAAGGATTTTCAGGATAGAAATAATAACGAATTAGTAGGTAATTTTGGAAATTTTATCAATCGTATAGTTGTATTGACAAACAAATACTATAATGGTGTAGTTCCTGCTCCAAACGAATTTTCTGAAGTAGATCTACAAACGTTGACTGAATTAAAGGCATACCCAAGTGTTATTAGCAGTTCTATAGAGCGATATCGATTTAGAGAAGGATCTCAGGAGTTGCTAAATGTTTCTAGATTAGGTAACAAATACTTAGCGGACGAAGAGCCTTGGAAATTAATGAAAACCGATCCAGAACGTGTAAAAACTATTATGTATGTTGGTTTACAGGTTGCAGCTGCCTTAGCTACCTTATCAGAACCGTTTTTGCCTTTCACTTCTCAGAAATTAAAAAACATGCTAGCGGTTAACTCCAATGAACTGGAGACGCTTTGGAACGAAATTGCAACTAAAGAAGTATTACTTCCTGCAGGTCATACTATAGAAAAAGCAGAACTATTATTTTCTAAAATTGAAGATGCTGATATCCAAAAGCAATTAGACAAACTAGAGGCTACTAAAAAAACCAACGAAGCTGAAAATAAAATTATCGAACCACAAAAGTACACAGCAACTTTTGAGGATTTTACTAAAATGGACCTAAGAGTAGGAACTATTATAGAAGCAGAGAAAATGCCAAAAGCTAAAAAACTATTAGTGCTTAAAGTAGATACAGGAATTAATGTTAGAACGATCGTTTCAGGTATTGCAGAACATTTTAAACCAGAAGATCTTATTGGTAAAAAGGTAACAGTACTCGTAAATCTAGCTCCTAGAAAATTAAGAGGCGTAGAAAGTGAAGGTATGATCCTTATGACAGAAACTCCCAATGGAAAACTAGTATTTCTGAACCCAGATGAGGATGGAGTGAATCCTGGAGCTGTGATTAGTTAA
- a CDS encoding MFS transporter: protein MKNDPYSALRYKEFTIFLLIRLSLVMAWTMQFIVIEWEVYSLTKDPLSLGIIGLMEIVPAVSLALFAGHIVDQKEKKGLLLICILGFLAISLGLFLLTLPSIRSSLPESTILYGIYFLVFLGGIVRAFLGPTIFSLLALLVPKKIYPNAATWSSSTWQIGAVAGPALAGFTIGLIDVHWSMLVIVGWATLAFICLFKIPKKPIMNPNIGEPVFKSLKEGLRFVFKTKAVLGALTLDMIAVLFGGAIALLPVFAQDILKVGPQGFGVLRAAPAVGAFIIMFTTAYFPINKKAGIKLLVAVFGFGVSIIVFGVSSVFWISVIALFFSGITDGISMVIRQTILQLKTPDHMRGRVSSVNSMFVGSSNELGAFESGITAKYMGTVTAVVFGGSMTLLTVIFTSIISPAFRKLDLRKDIEEKI from the coding sequence ATGAAAAATGATCCATACTCAGCATTACGATATAAAGAGTTTACTATTTTTTTATTGATACGGTTATCGTTGGTGATGGCTTGGACTATGCAGTTTATAGTAATCGAATGGGAAGTGTATAGTCTCACAAAAGATCCTCTTTCTTTAGGTATCATTGGACTAATGGAGATAGTTCCTGCCGTGTCTTTGGCTTTATTTGCTGGCCATATTGTTGATCAAAAAGAGAAGAAAGGTTTACTACTAATATGTATTTTAGGGTTTTTGGCAATTAGTTTAGGTTTGTTTCTATTGACATTACCTAGTATTAGGAGTTCGCTGCCTGAATCTACTATCTTATATGGAATTTACTTTCTTGTCTTTTTAGGAGGTATTGTAAGAGCTTTTTTAGGTCCCACGATATTTTCTCTTCTGGCATTATTAGTTCCCAAAAAGATATACCCTAATGCTGCTACTTGGAGTAGTTCCACATGGCAAATTGGAGCTGTAGCTGGCCCAGCACTTGCTGGATTTACTATTGGTTTGATTGATGTGCATTGGTCGATGTTAGTTATTGTTGGTTGGGCTACACTAGCTTTCATTTGTTTGTTTAAGATCCCTAAAAAACCAATAATGAATCCCAACATAGGGGAACCTGTATTTAAAAGTTTGAAAGAAGGATTAAGATTCGTTTTTAAGACCAAAGCAGTTTTGGGGGCTCTTACTTTGGATATGATTGCTGTCCTTTTTGGAGGTGCTATTGCATTATTGCCTGTTTTTGCTCAGGATATTCTCAAAGTTGGGCCTCAAGGTTTTGGTGTTTTAAGAGCCGCTCCAGCTGTAGGAGCATTTATAATTATGTTTACCACAGCTTATTTTCCGATTAATAAAAAAGCGGGTATCAAGTTATTAGTAGCTGTTTTTGGATTTGGAGTGAGTATTATAGTTTTTGGTGTTTCTTCTGTTTTTTGGATTTCAGTGATTGCTTTGTTTTTTAGTGGAATTACAGATGGAATTTCAATGGTAATAAGGCAAACCATACTACAGCTTAAAACCCCTGATCATATGAGAGGGAGAGTATCTTCTGTAAATTCCATGTTTGTAGGATCTTCAAACGAGCTAGGTGCCTTTGAAAGTGGCATTACTGCTAAATACATGGGCACTGTAACTGCTGTTGTATTTGGTGGAAGTATGACACTATTAACTGTTATTTTTACGTCTATTATTTCACCAGCCTTTAGAAAATTAGACCTTAGAAAAGATATAGAAGAAAAAATTTAA